Within the Deltaproteobacteria bacterium genome, the region TCAGGAGCCTAAGTTCGACTTGGCCGGCTCTTTTTAGACTGGGCCACCGTCTGTAGACTACAGTCGCCGGCAATGTGATCGGCTGTTTAAATGTACATTCAAAGGCGATATTTGACTCGTGACACAAGTCAGGCTCAGTGCCGGCTAGCCTCATCTCTACCCACGATCCATGGACGATGGCTCCCTTGAAACCAAAGACTCGTGCGGTGAGAGCAGTCAAATGTATGGGATTGATGTCGCCGGTTGTCAGGGCAAATTTGCGGGAGAGGCCGCTCTCGAGGCGCCACTGCTCGCTATGAGCACCCACACCATCAAGTGGCGGTCGCGCCGCATGAGTGGGCAGACCATGGTCTAGATGATGTGAGCTGCGACGCAGCATGGTGGCCCTACCGCGCCAGACGCATTCATCGCCCACGGAAATGTCGGTGCAAAGATCAAATTCAGCACCCTTGTCAGTGTCGCGATGCCCCTCGATCGAGCAAGTGGCAGCGATCGCCGCGCCTGCGCTGATCGGTCGGATTTGATGAATCTCCGTACGCACGTGCACGGTACCCATCAGCGAGAAGGGAAAGCGGGGATCAAGCATATTTGCCAAGTGCGTTGGAAAGGCATAAATAAACGGAAACGTGATGGGCAGATACCCGGCGCTAGGGTAACGTGTCAGCCGGCACAATGCGTTCAGTGTGCGCTCGGAGACAATTTGCGGCGGTATTTTAGTCTCGATGCGCGGAATAGTGGCATCCGCAGCTAATCCGCCACGGAAAGTCAGGGCTGCACGAACATAGTTGAGTGGATTCATCATCAGAAGATTCATCACAAAGAGCCCGTAACAGGTCGATCAAACATTGTTTGGCAGCATCATAACGGCTGCATCGGCGCTTGTCAGGAAAATTATACGGGATCGTCATTCGTGGCTTAGGGTGCGGTTCTCTTACTGCGACTTAGGGCTATATAGGCGCTGTTTAGCATGTCATCGACGGTTGCACCGCGGGAGAGGTCGTTCATCGGCAGTCTCAGTCCTTGGAGGATCGGACCATAGGCTTCGAAGCCACCGAGCCGCTGGGCTAGCTTGTAGCCGATATTGCCAGCATTGAGGTCAGGGAAGATGAAGCAGTTGGCTTGCCCTGCGACCGGGCTGCCTGGGGCCTTACGGGCGGCGATGGCGACGTCAAAGGCTGCGTCAAACTGCAGCTCACCGTCACTAATGATACTAGGATAAGCGGCGCGGAATCCCTGAGCCGCGGCTGCTACGGTGGCCTGTGCCGCATGGTGGGCTGACCCCTTGGTGGAGAAAGACAGGAAAGCCACGCGCGCAGGCACATCCGGCTGGAGCTCTTGCCACGTCTGGACCGATGCAGCGGCGATATCGATGAGCTGCTCGGTGGTTGGAGAGATGACGACGCCGCAGTCGGCAAAAAGATAGGTGGCCTCAGAGCTGAGGGCGCCCAAAGCGCCAGCTGGACGGTGCATGATGAAGGAGCCGCTTACCGTTTTGATCCCGGT harbors:
- a CDS encoding phosphate acetyltransferase, translated to TSFLPFKDRLKNECRLVPGRLGLTDSADPRALSVALQLLSEGTVASVSLYTAKSDTLELARDHGIDLERVSTGLVWAAPTGTQLGSAARQQLAATHLVSGQLDAVLGGNQATTAEVIRAGIKTVGLATGIKTVSGSFIMHRPAGALGALSSEATYLFADCGVVISPTTEQLIDIAAASVQTWQELQPDVPARVAFLSFSTKGSAHHAAQATVAAAAQGFRAAYPSIISDGELQFDAAFDVAIAARKAPGSPVAGQANCFIFPDLNAGNIGYKLAQRLGGFEAYGPILQGLRLPMNDLSRGATVDDMLNSAYIALSRSKRTAP